Below is a genomic region from Jiangella gansuensis DSM 44835.
GTCCACCGCGGTCAACCTGTTCCTGTCCGGTGAGCTGAACGCCGTCCAGTCGGTCGGCCCGGACCGTCAGCGGCTGGTGGACGGCGGCTACGACGAGGTGAGCATGCGCGCCGTCGTCGGGGAGCTGTTCTTCAACCAGGCCGAGGGCAAGCCGGGGCAGGACCCGCAGGTGCGGGCGGCGCTGACCCAGGCGCTGGACCTGGAGGAGTTGATGTCCGTGGCGACCGGCGGTTTCGGCGCCATGTCGGAGGCGTTGGCCGCGGTGGAGCCGAAGGTCTGCCGCTACGACGCTGTCGACGGCAGCCACCCGGAGCCGGACCCGGACGCGGCCCGGGCCACGCTCGACGCCGCCGGCTGGGCCGAGGGTTCCGACGGGGTCCGCGCCCGCGACGGTCAGCAGCTCACGATGGAGCTCATCTACAACAGCACCCGGGGCGACACGACCGCGGCGGCCGCCGAGCTGATCGCGGCGCGGTGGAGCGAGATCGGCGTCGCGACCACCACGCGCGGGATGGCGCCGACCGAGTACAACGAGGTCGTCTTCGGCACCGGCGCCTGGGACGCCGCGCTGCTGCCGGTGAACGTCCGGCTGCCGAGCCAGCTGGTGCCGTTCCTGTCCGGCGCGGTCCCGCCGGAGGGCGTCAACCTGGCCCACCTGCAGAACGCCGAGTACACGGCCGCGGTCACCGAGGCGATGGCCATCCCGGGGACGGACAGCTGCACGAAGTGGGAAGAGGCCGAGCGAGCGCTGTTCGCCTCGTATGACGTGGTGCTCTTCGCCGACGAGGTCATCCCGACGTTCCTCGACGGTGCGACTCTGGAGATCGGATCGGACAACGCCGTCCCGCCGACCATCCGGCTGCACTCCTGATGACGACACCGTCCACACCGGCCGCGGTCACGCCACCACCCGGCCCCGGCCCGGCGGGTTCCGCGGCCGCCGGGCCACGCGCCATG
It encodes:
- a CDS encoding ABC transporter substrate-binding protein, encoding MRIGPNVALAAALTVLLTACGSGDGDGGGGAGAGAASGGEPVVDGTYTTSITADPGNLHPHLTTLAATRGVASYMYDKLVHFTQDGDELPWLAESWDVQPTTVTFTIRDGVTCSDGSPLTAGDVAANFQFIADPANESPLLGVMVPPVMEVTSDDAARTVTITVPAPDPFLLHATGELFIACRAGLDDPSLLASEGIGTGMFQLTEGVADDHYTFERRDDYTWGPDGMTAADPGTPKTVTLRVIANESTAVNLFLSGELNAVQSVGPDRQRLVDGGYDEVSMRAVVGELFFNQAEGKPGQDPQVRAALTQALDLEELMSVATGGFGAMSEALAAVEPKVCRYDAVDGSHPEPDPDAARATLDAAGWAEGSDGVRARDGQQLTMELIYNSTRGDTTAAAAELIAARWSEIGVATTTRGMAPTEYNEVVFGTGAWDAALLPVNVRLPSQLVPFLSGAVPPEGVNLAHLQNAEYTAAVTEAMAIPGTDSCTKWEEAERALFASYDVVLFADEVIPTFLDGATLEIGSDNAVPPTIRLHS